The Thalassotalea sp. 273M-4 genome includes a region encoding these proteins:
- a CDS encoding antibiotic biosynthesis monooxygenase, whose translation MFIAIYEFEIKPGSELKFRQAWLSLTKLIYQQCGSLGSRLHYSDKSHVMVGYAQWPSEAQWAKDHNVSDRLFELARQQMGECLVQSKVVYQLEVSDDYLQTTPAALGEL comes from the coding sequence ATGTTTATAGCCATATACGAATTTGAAATTAAACCCGGTAGTGAACTTAAGTTTAGACAAGCATGGCTTAGCCTCACTAAATTGATTTACCAGCAATGTGGTAGCTTGGGCTCTCGCCTTCATTACTCAGATAAGAGTCATGTGATGGTGGGGTATGCGCAGTGGCCAAGTGAAGCACAATGGGCAAAAGATCACAATGTCAGTGATCGGCTTTTTGAGCTTGCTCGTCAACAAATGGGGGAATGTTTGGTGCAATCAAAGGTCGTCTATCAACTTGAGGTTAGTGACGATTATTTACAGACCACACCGGCAGCTCTTGGTGAGCTTTGA
- a CDS encoding GNAT family N-acetyltransferase produces MRIEENNPLYLDDFIHLNEQWISKYFKLEAIDRELAKNPDQIIDKGGYIFTLLSDHKVLGVCALFYQGSGVFELARMAVSPEYQGKGYGQMLIDACLAKLAQIEVNRLYLVSNTKLKSAMALYSKNQFKTVSLGQHPVYQRADIVMEYQGLK; encoded by the coding sequence GTGAGAATTGAAGAAAATAACCCGCTATATCTTGATGATTTTATCCACCTAAACGAACAGTGGATTTCAAAGTACTTTAAATTAGAAGCGATTGATCGTGAACTTGCTAAAAACCCTGATCAAATAATCGATAAGGGGGGTTATATATTTACCCTTTTATCTGATCATAAAGTGCTGGGTGTGTGTGCTTTATTTTATCAAGGGAGTGGGGTGTTTGAGCTTGCTCGGATGGCGGTGTCACCCGAGTATCAGGGCAAGGGGTATGGGCAGATGTTAATCGATGCTTGTCTTGCCAAGTTAGCTCAAATTGAAGTTAATAGGCTGTACCTTGTATCGAATACCAAGCTCAAGTCCGCTATGGCACTTTATAGTAAAAACCAGTTTAAGACCGTCTCGTTAGGACAGCACCCTGTATATCAACGAGCAGATATTGTGATGGAATATCAAGGCTTAAAATAA
- a CDS encoding AhpA/YtjB family protein, which yields MTKKENYQLIKSPLTKLFQVGGGVILLLLMLNVSLMNINSGEKTIEQHFDKIGKSIIVQAVNSSKVFLELDDKSQLSKFMQSLAESDAVLEAILYDAQGQVVAHSQGFRVIKELYGIEEGSINRAANDITIIEEIRTEELQGYLRLNLARDHFVDDLHQQLDRQSELMRIILIAAITTGFLLTRGFSRLSRQGTRFVKRK from the coding sequence ATGACTAAAAAAGAAAATTATCAACTTATTAAATCTCCGCTCACCAAGTTATTTCAAGTTGGGGGAGGGGTCATTCTGTTATTGTTGATGCTTAATGTATCTTTAATGAACATCAACTCTGGTGAAAAAACAATAGAACAGCATTTTGATAAAATCGGTAAAAGTATCATTGTGCAGGCGGTTAACAGCAGCAAGGTGTTTTTAGAACTAGACGATAAATCACAATTGTCGAAGTTTATGCAATCGTTGGCGGAGTCTGATGCGGTGCTAGAAGCCATTTTATATGATGCGCAAGGGCAGGTGGTTGCCCACTCACAAGGTTTTAGAGTGATAAAAGAGCTTTATGGGATTGAAGAAGGCAGTATCAATCGAGCTGCCAACGACATTACCATTATCGAAGAGATCCGCACCGAAGAATTGCAAGGTTATTTGCGATTAAATTTAGCTCGAGACCACTTTGTGGATGATTTACATCAACAACTCGACCGACAATCAGAGCTTATGCGAATTATTTTAATTGCAGCCATTACCACAGGCTTTTTGTTAACCCGAGGCTTTAGTCGGTTATCACGTCAGGGAACTCGGTTCGTCAAACGAAAATAA
- a CDS encoding CPBP family intramembrane glutamic endopeptidase has protein sequence MDIKRNLKPGILLFTLGVLGIVSLMPVIAQLISLQSEPLPMPLIAIQLISTVQSSVLLLIMLVLGFIFSQKVDLKAPVIFAFVESKNVLSALKPQLKPSIIGGVAGGVLILLFYALMHPYLPAEFLSSAEQLVLPWYSKLLYGGITEELLLRWGLMSFIVWLSYRFTQPKGADIGTHNYVLAIILSALIFGIAHLPVAFALSSEITVPLISYIILGNAGFGFIAGFLFWKKGLECAILAHMVAHLTMIMATVLM, from the coding sequence ATGGATATAAAAAGAAATTTAAAACCCGGTATACTTTTGTTCACCTTAGGGGTTCTAGGCATTGTCTCGTTAATGCCTGTAATAGCGCAATTAATTTCGCTTCAATCCGAGCCACTGCCAATGCCACTTATCGCCATTCAATTGATTTCCACTGTGCAATCGTCCGTATTACTGCTCATTATGCTGGTGCTTGGTTTTATATTTTCCCAAAAGGTTGATTTAAAAGCTCCGGTTATTTTTGCTTTCGTTGAGTCTAAAAACGTACTGAGTGCATTAAAGCCTCAACTTAAGCCCTCAATTATTGGCGGGGTAGCAGGAGGCGTATTGATTTTATTGTTTTATGCTCTGATGCATCCTTACCTTCCGGCTGAATTTTTAAGCTCTGCAGAGCAGTTGGTTTTGCCTTGGTATAGTAAATTATTATATGGCGGGATCACCGAAGAGTTGCTTTTGCGCTGGGGTTTAATGTCGTTTATTGTGTGGCTTTCGTATCGATTTACGCAACCAAAAGGCGCTGATATAGGCACTCATAACTATGTCTTAGCGATTATTCTGTCAGCCCTTATCTTTGGTATAGCGCACTTGCCGGTGGCCTTTGCGCTATCTTCTGAGATAACCGTTCCTCTGATTAGTTACATTATTTTAGGTAATGCGGGTTTTGGGTTTATTGCAGGCTTTTTGTTTTGGAAAAAAGGCTTAGAGTGCGCCATATTGGCCCACATGGTTGCGCATCTCACCATGATAATGGCAACGGTACTGATGTAA
- the serB gene encoding phosphoserine phosphatase SerB, which produces MFLSSIALSNENQQAPLSQFFNTTLSQPVSVAIDADELMLTPITDKVNDTVELVVFNHLTLKQLCQLSHLINCPSMILMAINERLGKTSLRFALPTVTDNIAGLNKAVNELALQWQHEIALLQNAPSLSEPGLLVMDMDSTAIEIECIDEIATLAGVGEQVSEVTELAMQGKLDFAESLTARVNALTGACESILAKVGDSLPLMPGLEDIVKALHQKQWKVAVASGGFTYFTQILADKLNLDATQANQLDIVDGKLTGKVIGDITDANVKAQTLVKLQQQYQFDKRQTVAMGDGANDLTMMSVANLGVAYKAKPIVQQKATSAINFSGLDVLLHWLK; this is translated from the coding sequence TTGTTTCTCTCTTCTATTGCTCTGTCAAATGAAAACCAGCAAGCACCATTAAGTCAATTTTTTAATACAACCTTATCTCAACCTGTGAGCGTGGCCATTGATGCCGATGAATTAATGCTCACCCCTATCACAGATAAGGTAAACGATACGGTTGAATTGGTTGTTTTTAATCATCTGACTTTAAAACAACTCTGTCAGTTGAGTCACTTAATAAATTGCCCCTCAATGATCTTAATGGCGATAAATGAACGTCTTGGAAAAACCAGTTTACGATTTGCCTTACCGACAGTCACCGACAACATAGCAGGGCTTAATAAAGCTGTAAATGAATTAGCGTTGCAATGGCAACACGAAATCGCGTTATTACAAAATGCACCAAGCCTATCAGAGCCCGGCCTTTTGGTTATGGATATGGACTCAACGGCGATTGAGATTGAATGTATAGATGAAATCGCCACCCTAGCAGGTGTCGGCGAACAGGTAAGCGAAGTCACCGAACTCGCCATGCAAGGCAAACTCGACTTTGCCGAAAGTTTAACAGCCAGAGTGAACGCATTAACCGGCGCCTGTGAGTCAATCTTAGCCAAAGTAGGTGATAGCTTGCCATTAATGCCTGGATTGGAAGATATCGTAAAAGCGCTGCACCAAAAACAGTGGAAAGTAGCCGTTGCCTCAGGCGGTTTCACCTACTTTACGCAAATATTAGCGGATAAATTAAACTTGGACGCTACCCAAGCAAACCAGCTTGACATAGTTGACGGTAAGCTGACCGGCAAAGTCATAGGTGATATTACCGACGCGAACGTTAAAGCACAAACCTTAGTCAAATTACAGCAACAATATCAGTTTGATAAACGTCAAACGGTGGCCATGGGCGATGGCGCTAACGATTTGACCATGATGTCGGTCGCTAATTTAGGCGTCGCGTATAAAGCCAAGCCAATTGTCCAACAAAAAGCAACGAGTGCCATTAATTTTAGTGGTTTAGATGTCTTATTACACTGGTTAAAGTAA
- a CDS encoding DUF5329 family protein, which produces MASLEDEINHLLSYVNTIDCLYEHNGTLHKGAEAKQHIMKSTNTF; this is translated from the coding sequence TTGGCTTCCCTTGAAGATGAAATTAATCATCTTCTTAGCTACGTTAACACTATAGATTGTCTTTATGAGCACAATGGCACATTGCACAAGGGGGCAGAAGCTAAACAACATATTATGAAAAGTACGAATACTTTTTGA
- a CDS encoding TatD family hydrolase, which translates to MQFTDSHCHLDFKEFSHNKEALIQQCLDAGISRIIIPGITSKRWPRVLTLCQQYHHLYPALGLHPWWIDKATTADLQILEQHIQQDKLIAVGEIGIDGAINDIAKQTLFFEHQLELAKQYQLPVIVHHRKSHHLILPILKRINSQQGGIIHAFSGNMQQAKGYLDLGFKLGIGGTITYPRAKTTRQTVVKLPLESLVLETDAPAMPLYGFQGKDNSPMQLIRVFEQLATLRAEPKELIARQIEANLNGLFSFDEPSSLT; encoded by the coding sequence ATGCAATTTACTGATAGCCATTGCCATTTAGATTTTAAAGAATTCTCACATAATAAAGAGGCCCTTATACAACAGTGTCTCGATGCGGGCATCTCTCGTATTATTATTCCAGGGATCACATCCAAACGTTGGCCTAGAGTTTTGACCTTATGTCAACAATACCACCATCTTTACCCGGCATTAGGCTTACACCCTTGGTGGATAGATAAAGCCACAACCGCTGATTTGCAGATTTTAGAGCAACATATTCAACAAGATAAGCTGATTGCGGTGGGCGAGATTGGGATTGATGGAGCCATTAACGATATAGCCAAGCAAACCTTATTCTTTGAACATCAGCTCGAATTAGCCAAGCAATATCAATTACCGGTTATTGTCCATCATCGCAAAAGCCACCACCTTATTTTACCCATCCTTAAACGCATAAACTCACAACAAGGTGGTATTATTCACGCGTTTTCTGGCAATATGCAACAAGCTAAAGGGTATCTTGATTTAGGCTTTAAATTAGGTATTGGGGGCACGATTACCTACCCCAGAGCAAAAACCACTCGACAAACGGTGGTCAAATTACCCCTAGAATCTTTGGTCTTAGAAACCGATGCGCCTGCTATGCCACTATATGGCTTTCAAGGCAAAGACAATTCACCAATGCAACTGATTAGGGTGTTTGAACAATTAGCCACTTTAAGAGCCGAGCCAAAAGAGCTCATTGCTCGGCAAATTGAAGCCAACTTAAATGGTTTATTTTCGTTTGACGAACCGAGTTCCCTGACGTGA
- a CDS encoding MBL fold metallo-hydrolase, giving the protein MKSMIKILASLSACLALCTQAVADDRFANVEIKAQAVSGDVYMLTGSGGNIGVLATDSGLLLVDDQFAPLATKIENAMQAIKSVPLKYIVNTHYHGDHTGSNAHFGKHAPIFAHKNVRTRVKNDNKQSEQALPVVTYDDGVTIYLGNEEIQIMHLPKSHTDGDSVVYFKQSNVLHMGDLFFQGRFPFIDLKGGGTVKGYLDSIKRISKRFPNDVKIIPGHGDLSDMQGVQKVIEMIEYSIAVVEQGRKDGKSDEQILTMGLGDKYKDWSWNFINEERWLKTLLSGL; this is encoded by the coding sequence ATGAAAAGCATGATAAAAATATTGGCAAGTCTTAGCGCTTGTCTCGCACTTTGTACTCAAGCGGTCGCGGATGATAGATTTGCTAATGTTGAAATAAAAGCACAAGCTGTGTCTGGCGATGTTTATATGTTAACCGGCTCGGGAGGAAATATTGGGGTGCTAGCTACCGATTCGGGTTTATTGTTAGTGGACGATCAATTTGCCCCCCTTGCAACAAAAATTGAAAACGCGATGCAAGCAATCAAGTCGGTGCCATTAAAATATATTGTTAATACCCACTATCATGGTGATCACACAGGCAGCAATGCCCACTTTGGCAAACATGCCCCTATTTTTGCGCATAAAAATGTACGCACGCGGGTAAAAAATGATAACAAACAATCTGAGCAAGCCTTACCGGTTGTTACCTATGACGATGGGGTGACCATTTACTTAGGTAATGAAGAAATTCAAATTATGCATTTACCTAAGAGCCACACAGACGGTGATTCCGTGGTGTACTTTAAACAAAGTAATGTGTTGCATATGGGCGATTTGTTTTTTCAAGGCCGTTTTCCGTTTATTGACTTAAAAGGCGGTGGCACAGTAAAAGGCTACTTAGACAGTATTAAACGCATTAGCAAACGCTTTCCAAATGACGTTAAAATCATTCCAGGACATGGCGACTTAAGCGATATGCAAGGGGTGCAAAAGGTGATTGAAATGATTGAATACTCTATTGCTGTGGTAGAGCAAGGCCGAAAAGATGGCAAAAGCGATGAGCAAATTCTGACCATGGGCTTAGGCGATAAATACAAAGACTGGAGTTGGAATTTTATTAACGAAGAGCGTTGGCTTAAAACTTTGTTATCTGGCTTATAA
- the radA gene encoding DNA repair protein RadA, protein MSKTKVAFVCSDCGADYARWKGQCDCGAWNTLAEMKLSPAKTKRTNATSTATGYAGAVGGGSKKINQVEAIEAEKSPTGIGELDRVLCGGVTRGSVNIISGDPGAGKTTLLSDLIARMSKLRASLYCTAEESLSQFKNRVQRLKLDYDEDALYLLSETSVEAIIEELETHKIKFAVIDSIQAVVTDRANGSPGSPSQVKSAAQALTQYCKQNDVTMFIIAHVNKNNEIAGPQTLVHIVDALLHIDTNDGQVRTLRANKNRFGDIDTVGIFKMTERGMISVDNPSEIFLSGSTTESPGSTITCIRKGNRNLLLEIQCLTTETEAEFPQRVCVGLNMNRIKMLTGILRKHTKTKIYHDTFFNIVGGLKIDESETCIDLALVSALLSSLNEFVIPRTACIMGELSLNGDVRPIDSGVPRVKEAAQHGFEQIFIPYRNYHKSMEGLGAKIIPVKTIHELIEFIR, encoded by the coding sequence ATGTCAAAAACAAAAGTAGCTTTCGTCTGCAGTGACTGTGGTGCCGATTATGCCCGCTGGAAAGGGCAATGCGATTGCGGTGCGTGGAACACCTTAGCTGAAATGAAGCTATCCCCTGCAAAAACTAAGCGCACCAATGCAACGTCCACCGCAACCGGTTATGCCGGTGCCGTTGGGGGAGGCTCAAAAAAAATTAATCAAGTAGAAGCCATTGAAGCGGAAAAAAGCCCGACCGGTATTGGCGAGCTTGACCGAGTACTTTGTGGAGGAGTGACCAGAGGCTCCGTCAATATAATCTCGGGCGATCCTGGTGCGGGCAAAACCACGTTGCTCTCTGATCTGATTGCCAGAATGTCAAAACTACGTGCCTCTTTATACTGTACGGCGGAGGAGTCGTTATCGCAGTTTAAAAACCGGGTACAACGATTAAAACTTGATTACGATGAAGATGCCCTGTACTTGCTTTCAGAAACCAGTGTAGAGGCCATTATTGAAGAGCTCGAAACGCATAAAATTAAGTTTGCGGTCATTGACTCGATTCAAGCGGTTGTCACAGATCGCGCCAATGGTAGCCCGGGTTCACCATCACAGGTAAAAAGCGCTGCCCAAGCCTTAACCCAATACTGCAAACAAAACGATGTCACCATGTTCATCATTGCGCATGTTAATAAAAACAATGAAATCGCCGGCCCTCAAACGTTAGTGCATATTGTTGATGCCTTATTGCATATCGACACCAATGACGGTCAGGTTAGAACCTTACGCGCCAATAAAAACCGTTTTGGAGATATCGACACCGTCGGTATTTTTAAAATGACTGAGCGCGGGATGATAAGTGTCGATAACCCCAGTGAAATCTTTTTATCGGGCTCGACCACCGAATCACCCGGTTCTACTATTACCTGTATACGTAAAGGTAACCGCAACCTTTTACTGGAAATTCAGTGTTTAACCACTGAAACCGAAGCCGAGTTTCCACAGCGGGTTTGTGTGGGGTTAAACATGAACCGGATAAAAATGTTAACAGGGATTTTGCGTAAACACACCAAAACCAAAATTTATCATGATACGTTTTTTAATATTGTTGGTGGTTTAAAAATTGATGAGTCTGAAACGTGTATCGATTTGGCTTTGGTATCGGCATTACTGAGTAGCTTAAACGAATTCGTCATTCCTCGGACCGCATGTATCATGGGCGAACTTAGTTTAAATGGTGATGTACGCCCAATAGACAGTGGTGTCCCTAGAGTAAAAGAAGCGGCACAACACGGCTTTGAGCAAATTTTTATTCCGTATAGAAATTATCACAAGTCGATGGAAGGCTTAGGGGCAAAAATCATCCCAGTTAAAACCATCCACGAGCTGATTGAATTTATTCGATAG
- a CDS encoding VOC family protein, whose translation MENPSTLLVVDDLLTSKEFYIKALGANLEEEHDDGIKLKVAEHVLLMFQGSMTAVDYEHGYHACSTLVFTVDNLDEKIDELKSYGVEFIHSSPNQNRWGRYAAFKAPCGIVHELMEYSSPFKTKA comes from the coding sequence ATGGAAAACCCGTCAACATTATTAGTCGTTGATGATCTTTTAACGTCGAAAGAATTTTACATTAAGGCTTTAGGCGCAAACTTAGAAGAAGAGCATGATGACGGTATAAAGTTGAAAGTTGCAGAGCATGTTTTATTGATGTTTCAGGGCTCTATGACAGCAGTGGATTATGAGCATGGTTATCATGCCTGTTCTACCTTGGTTTTTACTGTTGATAATTTGGATGAAAAAATCGACGAGTTGAAATCATATGGCGTTGAATTTATTCATTCATCGCCCAATCAAAACCGATGGGGGCGTTACGCCGCATTTAAAGCCCCTTGCGGTATAGTCCATGAATTGATGGAATATAGTTCGCCCTTTAAAACAAAGGCATAG
- a CDS encoding 5-carboxymethyl-2-hydroxymuconate Delta-isomerase — MPHFVIDCSDSVLEHYDEDFIIEQMHLVATATSLFRENDIKVRLNPFKKYSVGNKREDFIHVFSYIMQGRTAEQKANLSKQIVSKLVALFPNMANIAINVSEFEKATYCNRSML, encoded by the coding sequence ATGCCACATTTTGTTATTGATTGCTCCGACAGTGTTCTTGAACACTACGATGAAGATTTTATTATTGAGCAAATGCACTTGGTCGCAACCGCAACGTCGTTGTTTCGTGAAAATGATATTAAGGTTAGGTTAAACCCGTTTAAAAAATATTCTGTTGGTAATAAACGAGAAGATTTTATTCATGTTTTTAGCTATATCATGCAGGGAAGGACTGCTGAGCAAAAAGCAAACTTGTCAAAACAGATTGTCAGTAAGTTAGTGGCTTTGTTTCCTAACATGGCCAATATTGCGATCAATGTTAGTGAGTTTGAAAAGGCGACATACTGCAATCGCAGCATGTTATAA